One segment of Geminicoccaceae bacterium DNA contains the following:
- a CDS encoding ABC transporter permease, producing the protein MRLSPLNARRLANFKANRRGHVSLWIFAVVFVLTLFAELIANDKPLLVRYDGSFYTPFLVSYPETTFGGDFPTEADYNDPFVMELIDEKGWAVWPVIPYSYDTIIKDLDRPSPAPPSWRNWLGTDDQARDVMARVIYGFRISVLFGLVLTLVSSMVGIAAGAVQGYFGGWVDLGMQRFMEVWSGLPTLYLLIIMSSVIIPGFWSLLILMLLFSWMSLVDVVRAEFLRARNLDFVRAARALGVGNVTIMIRHVLPNAMVSTLTFMPFILNGSITTLTSLDFLGFGMPPGSPSLGELLAQGKSNLHAPWLAITGFAVLALMLSLLIFIGEAVRDAFDPRKTFQ; encoded by the coding sequence TTGCGCCTGTCACCGCTGAATGCGCGAAGGCTCGCCAATTTCAAGGCCAATCGCCGCGGCCATGTTTCGCTGTGGATCTTTGCCGTCGTCTTCGTGCTCACCCTGTTCGCCGAACTGATCGCCAACGACAAGCCGCTGCTTGTCCGCTATGATGGGAGTTTCTACACTCCCTTTCTCGTCTCCTATCCGGAAACGACTTTCGGCGGGGATTTCCCCACCGAGGCGGATTACAACGATCCGTTCGTCATGGAACTGATCGACGAGAAGGGCTGGGCGGTCTGGCCGGTCATTCCCTACAGCTACGACACCATCATCAAGGATCTCGACCGCCCGTCCCCCGCGCCGCCCTCGTGGAGGAACTGGCTGGGTACCGACGACCAGGCCCGCGATGTCATGGCGCGGGTGATCTACGGCTTCCGCATCTCGGTCCTGTTCGGGCTCGTGCTCACCCTCGTCTCCTCGATGGTCGGCATCGCGGCCGGTGCGGTGCAGGGCTATTTCGGCGGCTGGGTCGACCTCGGCATGCAGCGCTTCATGGAGGTCTGGTCGGGGCTGCCGACCCTCTATCTGCTCATCATCATGTCGAGCGTCATCATTCCGGGTTTCTGGTCGCTGCTCATCCTCATGCTGCTGTTCAGCTGGATGTCGCTGGTCGATGTCGTCCGTGCGGAATTCCTGCGCGCGCGGAATCTCGATTTCGTGCGGGCGGCGCGGGCGCTGGGCGTGGGCAATGTCACCATCATGATCCGCCATGTGCTCCCCAATGCGATGGTTTCCACGCTGACGTTCATGCCCTTCATCCTCAATGGCTCCATCACCACGCTCACCTCGCTCGATTTCCTCGGTTTCGGCATGCCGCCGGGTTCGCCGTCGCTGGGCGAGCTGCTGGCGCAGGGCAAGTCGAACCTCCACGCGCCCTGGCTTGCCATCACCGGCTTTGCCGTGCTGGCGCTCATGCTGTCGCTGCTGATCTTCATCGGCGAGGCGGTCCGCGATGCC
- a CDS encoding microcin C ABC transporter permease YejB, producing the protein MAAYLLRRLLLVIPTLLGIMVLNFVIIQAAPGGPVEQMIARLQGTSISATARLEGDRGDLGAQGQEAQQRSQSSGNVQGKYRGARGLPPEFIAELERMYGFDKPLWQQFTGMIGRYLRFDFGKSFFRDTSVIDLIVEKLPVSISLGIWTTLLTYLISIPLGIRKAVRDGSTFDIWTSAVIIVGNAIPGFLFAILLIVVFAGGTYLDWFPLRGLVSENWRQMGWGQLIADYLWHMVLPITSLMIGAFAGLTMLTKNSFVEEINKQYVITARAKGLSERQVLYGHVFRNAMLIVIAGFPAAFIGILFTGSLLVEVIFSLDGLGLLGYEAAINRDYPVMFATLYIFTLIGLLLKIISDFTYVLVDPRIDFDSRGAQ; encoded by the coding sequence ATGGCCGCCTATCTCCTTCGCCGCCTGCTGCTGGTGATCCCCACGCTGCTGGGGATCATGGTGCTCAACTTCGTCATCATCCAGGCCGCCCCGGGCGGTCCGGTGGAACAGATGATCGCCCGGTTGCAGGGCACGAGCATTTCGGCGACGGCACGGCTGGAAGGCGACCGCGGCGATCTTGGCGCGCAGGGGCAGGAGGCGCAACAGCGAAGCCAGTCGTCCGGCAATGTGCAGGGCAAATATCGCGGTGCGCGCGGCCTTCCGCCGGAGTTCATCGCCGAACTTGAGCGCATGTACGGATTCGACAAGCCGCTCTGGCAGCAGTTCACCGGGATGATCGGCCGCTATCTGAGGTTCGATTTCGGCAAGAGCTTCTTTCGTGACACCTCTGTCATCGATCTCATCGTCGAGAAACTCCCGGTTTCGATTTCTCTGGGGATCTGGACGACGCTGCTCACCTACCTGATTTCCATCCCGCTGGGCATCCGCAAGGCGGTGCGCGACGGCTCGACCTTCGATATCTGGACCAGTGCCGTCATCATCGTTGGCAACGCCATTCCCGGGTTCCTCTTCGCCATCCTGCTCATCGTCGTCTTTGCCGGCGGCACCTATCTCGACTGGTTTCCGCTGCGCGGTCTGGTATCGGAGAACTGGAGGCAGATGGGCTGGGGTCAGCTCATTGCCGATTATCTCTGGCACATGGTCCTGCCGATCACCTCGCTGATGATCGGCGCCTTCGCCGGGCTGACGATGCTGACCAAGAACAGCTTCGTCGAGGAGATCAACAAGCAGTATGTCATCACCGCCCGGGCCAAGGGGCTCAGCGAGCGGCAGGTGCTCTACGGCCATGTCTTCCGCAACGCCATGCTCATCGTCATCGCCGGCTTTCCCGCCGCCTTCATCGGCATCCTGTTCACCGGATCGCTGCTGGTCGAGGTGATCTTCTCGCTCGACGGGCTGGGGCTGCTCGGATACGAGGCCGCGATCAACCGCGACTACCCGGTGATGTTCGCCACGCTGTACATCTTCACCCTCATCGGCCTTCTGCTGAAGATCATCTCCGATTTCACCTATGTGCTGGTCGATCCGCGTATCGACTTCGACAGCAGGGGGGCGCAGTGA
- a CDS encoding ABC transporter substrate-binding protein encodes MLDRRTVLFMGVAAASPVVFRSLPVRAQDPLHGIAMHGDPEYPAGFSHFDYVNPDAPKAGHVRYSAQGTFDSFNPFIIKGTPSAGIGLIYDTLMTDGADEPFTEYGHIAESVELPDDRSHVRFNLRPEARWHDGEPLTVEDVIWTFNILREKGNPFYRQYYANVTKVEATGDRQVTFTFDGSNNRELPLILGQLMVLPRHYYDGVPFEETSLKPPLGSGPYKVKSFEAGRFIEYERVEDYWGTDLPVNRGRNNFNSIRYDYYRDRDVMLEAFKSGEFDFFAENSAKRWATGYDIPQIADGRIVREEIPDHSSSRMQGFVFNLRRPVFQDVRVREAIGYAFDFEWMNKNLFYGQYKRINSYFSGSETFAARELPGAMELAILEPWRDRLPAEVFTKVFEPPATDGSGNNRRQLRDALNMLKEAGYELADGVMTHGGTGQKLEFEYLYYDPSSERIAAPYAQSLDKIGVKMTLRRVDTSQYVERLQNFDFDMTTSVWGQSLSPGNEQREFWGSEAADQPGSRNLIGIKDPVIDAIVNKVIEAGSAEELAAACRALDRVLTWQYFVVPQFYNDVDRIAYWAYLVRPETVPLRGLDLNCWWFDEEKAAQIKAR; translated from the coding sequence ATGCTCGATAGACGCACAGTGCTCTTCATGGGTGTTGCCGCCGCTTCTCCCGTTGTCTTCCGTTCCCTGCCGGTACGGGCGCAGGACCCGCTGCATGGCATCGCCATGCATGGTGATCCGGAATATCCGGCAGGTTTCAGCCATTTCGACTATGTCAATCCCGATGCGCCGAAGGCTGGTCATGTCCGTTATTCGGCCCAGGGCACCTTTGACAGTTTCAATCCGTTCATCATCAAGGGAACACCGTCGGCCGGCATCGGTCTCATCTACGATACATTGATGACGGACGGGGCCGATGAGCCGTTCACCGAATACGGCCATATCGCCGAAAGCGTCGAACTGCCGGACGACCGCAGCCATGTCCGCTTCAATCTGCGGCCCGAAGCCCGGTGGCACGATGGTGAGCCCCTGACCGTCGAGGATGTGATCTGGACCTTCAACATCCTCCGCGAGAAGGGGAATCCCTTCTATCGCCAGTATTATGCCAATGTGACGAAGGTCGAGGCCACGGGCGACCGTCAGGTGACCTTTACCTTCGACGGCAGCAACAACCGTGAATTGCCGCTGATCCTGGGGCAACTCATGGTCCTGCCCAGGCACTATTACGACGGCGTGCCATTCGAGGAAACCTCGCTCAAGCCGCCGCTCGGCAGCGGTCCCTACAAGGTGAAATCCTTCGAAGCGGGACGATTTATCGAATATGAACGGGTCGAGGATTACTGGGGCACCGATCTGCCAGTCAATCGCGGCCGCAACAATTTCAACAGCATTCGCTACGATTACTATCGCGACCGCGACGTGATGCTTGAGGCGTTCAAGTCCGGCGAATTCGATTTCTTTGCCGAGAACAGTGCCAAGCGCTGGGCGACGGGCTATGACATTCCCCAGATCGCCGACGGCCGGATCGTCAGGGAAGAGATTCCCGACCATTCCTCTTCCCGGATGCAGGGCTTCGTTTTCAACCTGCGCAGGCCGGTCTTCCAGGACGTCCGTGTGCGCGAGGCCATCGGTTACGCGTTCGATTTCGAGTGGATGAACAAGAACCTGTTCTACGGCCAGTACAAGCGCATCAACAGCTATTTCTCCGGCAGCGAGACCTTCGCCGCCCGCGAATTGCCCGGTGCGATGGAACTGGCTATTCTCGAACCGTGGCGCGACCGGCTTCCCGCGGAGGTGTTCACAAAGGTGTTCGAACCTCCCGCAACCGACGGTTCCGGCAATAACCGCCGGCAGCTGCGTGATGCGCTCAACATGCTCAAGGAGGCAGGCTACGAGCTTGCGGACGGTGTCATGACCCACGGCGGCACCGGGCAGAAGCTCGAATTCGAATATCTCTACTACGACCCGTCGAGCGAGCGCATAGCAGCACCCTATGCGCAGTCGCTGGACAAGATCGGGGTGAAGATGACCCTGCGCCGGGTCGACACCTCGCAATATGTGGAAAGGCTCCAGAACTTCGACTTCGACATGACGACCTCCGTCTGGGGGCAGAGCCTGTCGCCGGGCAACGAACAGCGCGAGTTCTGGGGCAGCGAGGCGGCGGACCAGCCCGGTTCGCGCAACCTGATCGGCATCAAGGATCCGGTGATCGATGCGATCGTGAACAAGGTGATCGAGGCCGGGTCCGCCGAGGAACTGGCGGCGGCCTGCCGGGCGCTGGATCGCGTGCTCACCTGGCAGTATTTCGTCGTTCCGCAATTCTACAATGACGTCGACCGTATCGCCTACTGGGCCTATCTCGTGCGGCCGGAGACCGTGCCGCTACGCGGGCTGGACCTGAACTGCTGGTGGTTCGACGAGGAAAAGGCCGCCCAGATCAAGGCCCGCTGA
- a CDS encoding cytochrome c family protein, translated as MSSSLEGNKVLAAILTAGIMASGAGAIASMIYGGHELEEPAYMVEATEGGAAAADNGGGEQQVAELVVPDDGDVAAGEKYAKKCAACHSFDSGGPNKVGPNLFGVVDRPIASHEGFSYSGALADHGGDWTRDNLIHFLHKPKDWAPGTKMTFAGVGKEKDLADLLAYLESLH; from the coding sequence ATGTCGTCATCTCTCGAAGGTAACAAGGTACTGGCCGCGATTCTCACCGCAGGGATCATGGCGTCCGGCGCAGGTGCGATTGCCTCCATGATCTATGGCGGTCATGAGCTCGAAGAGCCTGCCTACATGGTCGAGGCGACGGAAGGCGGGGCCGCTGCCGCCGATAACGGGGGAGGCGAGCAGCAGGTCGCCGAACTCGTGGTTCCGGATGATGGCGATGTGGCCGCGGGTGAGAAATACGCCAAGAAGTGTGCCGCCTGCCACAGCTTCGATTCCGGCGGGCCCAACAAGGTCGGGCCGAACCTGTTCGGTGTCGTCGACCGTCCGATTGCCAGCCACGAGGGCTTTTCCTACTCCGGCGCCCTGGCCGATCATGGCGGGGACTGGACCCGCGACAACCTGATTCACTTCCTGCACAAGCCCAAGGATTGGGCACCCGGCACCAAGATGACCTTTGCCGGGGTCGGCAAGGAGAAGGATCTGGCGGATCTTCTGGCCTATCTTGAGAGCCTGCACTGA